The nucleotide window CGTAATTTATGGCGATGTTTCCCGTCCCAATCCGATGACGGTAAAATGGACTCAATTTGCGCAATCATTAACCCCAAAATGGGTAAAAGGAATGCTAACCGGACCTGTAACCATCCTGCAATGGTCATTTGTCCGTAATGACCAATCACGTTCCGAAACCTGCACCCAAATTGCTTTGGCCATTCGCGATGAAGTGGTCGATTTAGAAAAAGCGGGAATCAAAATTATTCAAATTGATGAACCAGCCATTCGCGAAGGATTGCCGTTGCGTAAAGAAGAATGGGCAAATTATTTGGACTGGGCCATAAAAGCCTTCCGAATTTCGGCCAGTGGCGTAAAAGACGACACCCAAATTCATACCCACATGTGCTACAGCGAATTCAACGACATCATACAAAATATTGCCGATATGGATGCCGATGTAATCACCATTGAATGTTCGCGCTCGCAAATGGAGTTACTGGATGTCTTTGCCGATTTTAAATACCCGAACGAAATTGGACCTGGAGTTTACGATATTCACTCTCCAAGAGTTCCTTCTCGCAACGAAATGGTGCAATTATTGGAAAAAGCTTCGGCTGTTGTTCCTGTTGACCAACTTTGGGTAAATCCCGATTGCGGACTAAAAACGAGACATTGGGAAGAAACCAAAAAAGCGCTAACCGAAATGGTTGCTGCTGCAAAAGAAATGAGAGTTGCAGTTGAAAACATCGTATAGCACTAATAATTCATAACTAAAAAACCCTAACGAATCTAATGATTTATTAGGGTTTTATTCTTATAAGCAGCTACCATTTACGATAGTTGCTTCTCTATACACTATTTTCTTTAATCTATTTCCTAAATTAAGATCCACACATTTCACAATCTTCAGGATCCGCAGCTTGTGCTTTAAGCAACATCGCTTTGAAATCATCAACATCTATTGATTCTGTAGCGACAACCTCTTTTTGTTTCTTATCATTATTCAATGTAAACTTAATCGCATCAACAGCTGCTTTGGTTCTTAAATAGTACATTCCTGTTTTCAAACCAGATTGCCAAGCGTAAAAGTGCATTGACGTCAGTTTCGCATAATTCGCATCCTGCATGAACAAGTTCAACGATTGCGACTGATCCACGAAGTATCCTCTTTGGCGAGACATATCGATAATATCTTTCATAGACATTTCCCAAACGGTTTTATACAATTCTTTCAGGTCTTGAGGAATTCCATCAATATTTTGTACCGATCCATTGTGACGCATGATTTCTTGTTTCAAATCGTCATTCCACAATCCTAATTTCACTAAATCATTCAACAAGTGTTTGTTTACCACAATAAATTCACCAGACAATACACGTCTTGTATAAATATTAGAAGTATATGGTTCGAATGCTTCGTTATTTCCTAAAATTTGTGAAGTTGAAGCTGTTGGCATTGGCGCAACTAATAATGAGTTACGAACACCGTTTGCCATCACTTCTTTTCTAAGTGAAGCCCAATCCCATCTTCCTGACAATTCTTCGTCTTTTAACCCCCACAAATTGTGCTGGAATTCTCCATTTGACATTGGAGATCCTTGGAAAGTAGAATAAGGTCCTTCTTCTTTTGCCATTTCCATAGAGGCTGTACAGGCAGCGAAGTAAAGTGTTTCGAATATTTCTTGGTTCAACTTTTTAGCTTCGTCACTTGTAAAAGGCATGCGCAACATGATAAAAGCATCAGCAAGCCCTTGTACTCCAAGACCAACCGGTCTGTGACGCATATTAGAATTCTCGGCTTCTTGTACAGGATAGTAATTTCTATCGATTACTCTGTTCAAGTTACGGGTCACACGCTTTGTAACATCATATAACAATTGGTGATTGAAAGCCCCGTTCTCAACAAACATTGGCAAAGAAATTGAAGCCAAATTACAAACTGCCACCTCATCACTTGAAGTATATTCCATAATCTCAGTACACAAATTCGAAGAACGGATAGTACCTAGATTTTTTTGATTTGATTTTCTGTTGGCTGCATCTTTGTACAGCATATAAGGAGTTCCAGTCTCAATTTGTGACTCAAGAATTT belongs to Flavobacterium aquiphilum and includes:
- a CDS encoding ribonucleoside-diphosphate reductase subunit alpha, with protein sequence MYVVKRDGHKEPVMFDKITERIKKLCYGLNELVDPVKVAMRVIEGLYDGVSTSELDNLAAETAASMTIAHPDYAQLAARIAISNLHSNTKKSFSETMNEMFHYINPRTGMESPLLSPEVHKVIMDNAEFLDSHIIYTRDFNYDYFGFKTLERSYLLKINGKIVERPQHMLMRVAVGIHLDDLKSVMETYDLMSKKYFTHATPTLFNAGTPKPQMSSCFLLAMQDDSIDGIYDTLKQTAKISQSAGGVGLSIHNVRATGSYIRGTNGTSNGIVPMLRVFNDTARYVDQGGGKRKGSFAIYIETWHADIFEFLDLKKNTGKEEMRARDLFFAMWTSDLFMKRVQEDSTWTLMCPNECPGLYDVYGEEFEALYTDYEFRGKGRKTIKARELWEKILESQIETGTPYMLYKDAANRKSNQKNLGTIRSSNLCTEIMEYTSSDEVAVCNLASISLPMFVENGAFNHQLLYDVTKRVTRNLNRVIDRNYYPVQEAENSNMRHRPVGLGVQGLADAFIMLRMPFTSDEAKKLNQEIFETLYFAACTASMEMAKEEGPYSTFQGSPMSNGEFQHNLWGLKDEELSGRWDWASLRKEVMANGVRNSLLVAPMPTASTSQILGNNEAFEPYTSNIYTRRVLSGEFIVVNKHLLNDLVKLGLWNDDLKQEIMRHNGSVQNIDGIPQDLKELYKTVWEMSMKDIIDMSRQRGYFVDQSQSLNLFMQDANYAKLTSMHFYAWQSGLKTGMYYLRTKAAVDAIKFTLNNDKKQKEVVATESIDVDDFKAMLLKAQAADPEDCEMCGS